In Leclercia sp. LSNIH1, the genomic stretch ATCGTATGTCACTATTTTTGAAACTCGTCACAGGACTCAACGATAGTGTGGCTTTGATCTCGTTTTCTTTACGCTTGTTTCATAGAATGTGCAGCGAAATTAAACCTGCCTCATATTTGGAGCAAATATGGACCGCGTCCTACATTTTGTCCTGGCACTTGTTGTCGTTGCCGTGCTTGCGTTGCTGGTCAGCAGCGATCGCAAAAAGATCCGCATTCGCTATGTCATTCAGTTACTTGTTATTGAAGTATTGCTCGCCTGGTTCTTCCTGAACTCAGACGTGGGGCTGGGCTTTGTAAAAGGCTTCTCCGAGATGTTTGAAAAACTGCTCGGATTCGCTAATGAAGGAACCAACTTCGTGTTCGGTAAAATGAACGATGAAGGTCTGGCATTCTTCTTCCTGAAAGTGTTGTGCCCAATCGTCTTTATCTCTGCCCTGATCGGTATCCTGCAGCACATTCGCATTCTGCCGATTGTCATCCGCGCTATTGGTACCGTGCTGTCTAAAGTGAACGGCATGGGCAAACTGGAATCTTTCAACGCCGTAAGTTCCCTGATCCTCGGTCAGTCTGAGAACTTTATCGCCTATAAAGATATCCTTAGCAAAATGTCCCGCAACCGCATGTACACCATGGCGGCAACGGCAATGTCTACCGTTTCCATGTCTATCGTGGGCGCGTATATGACCATGCTTGAGCCTAAATATGTGGTGGCTGCGCTGGTACTGAACATGTTCAGCACCTTTATCGTTCTGTCACTGATTAACCCGTACCGCGTGGACGAAAGTGAAGAGAATTTGCAGATGGCGAATCTGCACGAAGGTCAGAGCTTCTTCGAAATGCTGGGTGAATACATCCTGGCAGGCTTCAAAGTGGCGGTGATTGTTGCCGCGATGCTGATCGGCTTTATCGCCCTGATCTCCGCGCTGAATGCCCTGTTTGCTGCCGTACTGGGTATCTCCTTCCAGGGGATTCTGGGTTACATCTTCTACCCGGTAGCCTGGGTGATGGGTGTGCCAGCCAGCGAAGCGCTGCAGGTGGGCAGTATTATGGCGACCAAACTGGTTTCTAACGAATTCGTCGCGATGATGGATCTGCAGAAAATCGCCGGTAGCCTCTCCCCGCGCGCCGAAGGCATTCTCTCCGTCTTCCTGGTTTCATTCGCTAACTTCTCTTCCATCGGTATCATCGCCGGTGCGATTAAAGGCCTGAACGAAGAGCAAGGTAACGTGGTTTCCCGCTTTGGTCTGAAACTGGTCTACGGTTCTACGCTGGTCAGCGTCCTGTCAGCGTCCATCGCTGCACTGGTACTGTAATCAGCATAAAAAAACCGGGGATAACACCCCGGTTTTTTTTCGTCTGTCATTCAGTGAGCGGTTGCGGTTTGCCGATCAGATATCCCTGTAAATAGTCCACTCCCGAGGCGAGCAACTTTTCCCGCTGCGCTTCCGTTTCGACAAACTCCGCCACCACGCACAGCGACCGGGTCTTTGCCAGGTTACAGATGGATTTCACAATCATCGCATCCATGCTGTCGCTGCAAATATCCTTCACAAAGCAGCCGTCGATCTTGATGATATCCGCCTGCAGGCGCTTGAGTCGTTCGTAATTGGCGTACCCGGTACCGAAGTCGTCGATAGCAATTTTAAAGCCATACTGACGCAGCTGCTGAATGTTAGCGATACTGACTTCCGAATTGGAGAACGCCTGCTCTTCGGTCACCTCAATAATAACCGTCTGCGGCTTCACGCTGTAGCGTTCAAACAGTGCAATGATCTCTGACGCAACCTCTTTTTGCATCAGCGTTAACGGCATCAGATTCACCGAGAAACGCGCGCAGCACCCCTGTGCAGGATGATCCTGCAGCCATACCAGCAGTGCTTCAACCACGCTGATATCGAAGCGTCGGCTCAGGTTAAATTGCGCCACCAGGGGCAGAAATCTGTCGGGCGTAAGGAGTTCGCCCTCGCTCTCCAGTCGCGAGAGGATTTCATGGTAGCCCACGCCATCGGCTCTCTGAATGGGTTGTGCATACAGACGCAGCCCCCCCTCATCCAGAGCGCGTTTGATCCGGCTCAGCATCAGCACACGCTCCGTCGTCTGGCCCGAAACCGTCTCAAAGCTGTTATTCAACGACAGAACCTGATTCGCCGAGCAGGCCTTTTCTGCCAGCCAGCTTAGCTGGCCCAGCGTGTGGTACAGGCTCTCACCCCCGTTAGATTCCACACCGCCCCAGGCGCCGCCAAACTCAATATCCATGCCGATATTGTTCCAGTAAATTTTGCGGCTGTTGAGATAATCAGTAATGTGCTGCAGGCGCGCTCCGGTTTCCGGGCCGCTAAGCACCACCACCAGCTCATTACCCGGGATTTGAAAAACCTGTTCGTTGACCATCAGCAACGGCTGCAGCTGGCGAATAATGTCCCGTTTACACTGCACGCGCATCATCAGGCCGTAATGACGGCTCAGAAACTCCAGGTTGTCCATGCGTAAACAGCACAGGGTGATATCCCTGTTGCCCTTCATAAAGCATTCCAGCGCGCGCAGATTACGCAGCCCGGTTAATGGATCGACCAGCGCCCTCTCCTGCCAGCCACGTTTGAGCCATTGACTGCGCTGAAAAATG encodes the following:
- a CDS encoding NupC/NupG family nucleoside CNT transporter, which produces MDRVLHFVLALVVVAVLALLVSSDRKKIRIRYVIQLLVIEVLLAWFFLNSDVGLGFVKGFSEMFEKLLGFANEGTNFVFGKMNDEGLAFFFLKVLCPIVFISALIGILQHIRILPIVIRAIGTVLSKVNGMGKLESFNAVSSLILGQSENFIAYKDILSKMSRNRMYTMAATAMSTVSMSIVGAYMTMLEPKYVVAALVLNMFSTFIVLSLINPYRVDESEENLQMANLHEGQSFFEMLGEYILAGFKVAVIVAAMLIGFIALISALNALFAAVLGISFQGILGYIFYPVAWVMGVPASEALQVGSIMATKLVSNEFVAMMDLQKIAGSLSPRAEGILSVFLVSFANFSSIGIIAGAIKGLNEEQGNVVSRFGLKLVYGSTLVSVLSASIAALVL
- a CDS encoding EAL domain-containing protein: MNIKFTIDVKRFSLALVLCLVVIPFSRLISPKSVIDGFEVYLAWMPLSVMLAMILLFGRQAILPIIISFAIINEWNLDLTPGQVAILLFCQVFSTLVVCGILRWQLGTRWRYHVPNRFIGARIFWLGFILPLATKLSMYLAGYLCDFPITLANFSDRGSVIYHIVDIQSLICAVLIFTMLFYYPLRMIINPHYARAFWRRNIHNSFSFRNRLFTSALLLTLVAFLLLLCVPFTSDIIAGYLVPVIFILFTLGVSRFRYPFIALGWALSALLLLTYNSNFLQGVQNGYSLAFVLSVLISFAICLAYMSRIFQRSQWLKRGWQERALVDPLTGLRNLRALECFMKGNRDITLCCLRMDNLEFLSRHYGLMMRVQCKRDIIRQLQPLLMVNEQVFQIPGNELVVVLSGPETGARLQHITDYLNSRKIYWNNIGMDIEFGGAWGGVESNGGESLYHTLGQLSWLAEKACSANQVLSLNNSFETVSGQTTERVLMLSRIKRALDEGGLRLYAQPIQRADGVGYHEILSRLESEGELLTPDRFLPLVAQFNLSRRFDISVVEALLVWLQDHPAQGCCARFSVNLMPLTLMQKEVASEIIALFERYSVKPQTVIIEVTEEQAFSNSEVSIANIQQLRQYGFKIAIDDFGTGYANYERLKRLQADIIKIDGCFVKDICSDSMDAMIVKSICNLAKTRSLCVVAEFVETEAQREKLLASGVDYLQGYLIGKPQPLTE